The stretch of DNA TCTCTAGGTGCTTGTAAAGCTGTTCTGCAGCTCTCAGTTTTAAATGGtaacattttccttccttcttcccactTCCACAGGTGAAGAACAGAATAAAGAAGCGTTGCAGGATGTGGAAGATGAAAACCAGTGAGACACAAAGGCCAACAAGAGAACCCATCTCTGACCaccctcccccttccccacaAAAACCCTCAGTGTCACTCTGAGAACCACCAAATCTGACTTTTACATTGGGTCTCAGAATTTAGGTTCCTGCCCTGTtgggtttctttatttttattttttttacacagTTTAAAAGTTCTTAAAGGCAAGAGTGAATTTCTGTGGATTTTACTGGTGCCAGCTTTTAGGTTCTTTAAGACACTAACAGGACTGCGTAAAGGCTCTTTCAGCATTACTGTATTGTCTCTGCCAGCTGTGGTGACATTGCCATCAGACCTGGATGTGACACCTGAAGGCCGTGTAGGGAGAGATTGGTCCTGGCCAGGTAGTGCTCATGTGGTggcatctttcttttttttataactgtttaaactgaattttataCCAATGTTTCAACTTAATTGGGTGTTTAGATTGAAGTTGCGAGGTTGCATTTGGGACATTTATTGTAGTGGTTTTACTGTATAAAAACAAGAAGTTTCCAAACTGCTGAAATGTTGCTGAAAATCATGGTGCTGGTAACAGTTCAACAATCCGTGGCTGCTCATTCTTGCCTGTTCTTTACTTTCCCTCCAAGCAGGTTAGCATTGAAGGTGGCATTGATAAGCCTGCATGCgtgttcaatatttttttcttttctccctcccctctccccatctCCCTTCGCTCGCTCAACCTCTTTTGTTCAGTATGTGTAACTTGAAGCTAATTTGTACTACTGGATATCTGACTGGAGCCACAGATACAGAATCTGTATTGTTCTTACTGAAACACAGCATGGAATTAACATTaaacttaaataaaacaaacctaaattaaaaatgccaatcatcactatgattttttttcgAAGAGTAACTTTCCTTTGTTGCTTGTACTAGGAACAGTtggagagggagagagcagcaggaacagccttGTTCTTCAGACAGGAGCTAAGGAAGATTTGGTCTGAGCGTGAgttgtgctgctgggagcagccctttTATCCAGTCTTTCCCTATATAAATCCCTGGGAAATGGTTGGTGAATTCCTCTCACCTGCTGTTCAGCACTTTTCATCCAGTGCAGTGCCATAGATGGAGAGGAGGGACACAGGTTatctgctctgctgggaatAACCTGTTTCTTGGActggacacagagctggggctgggctcagcctccCCCTAAACCACGTAAGGAAGCTGCACCAAAGACAaggggggttggtttttttgtaaaaatttaTTCAGCATAATCTGGCAGAGGTTATACACAAACATCTGCAGCGTGCTCTGCACACACTGAGCACATCTGGGGATGGCCTGCAGTGTATCCCACattccagccaggagcagggctggctaATGGCATTGTGTcaggagccagagcaggagacagagctgaGGCTGTGAGAGAGGCAGCAGTGGGCGAGAGGCATTcagggctggctgtggctgcagcaggatggaggagaaggggaagggtgCCTAAGGCAGGTAGAGCAGGATGCACAGGCTGGGCCGTGGAGCTGTGCCATGGATGCAGCAGGAATTCCCCATggagctgtggggcagcagcagtgcccagccctccctggtCAGGCAGCACTGGGGCACTGGTATAAATACTGTGGGAATCAGACTTCCAGTTATGGctaggaagaagaggaaaagccaTTTTTCCTGAAGGTGCTGCTCTGAGCCTGCGGAGCTGTGTGGGGAAGGGGCAGTGGGGACTCCCAGACAGGGAAAGAAAGGTGGGGGGAAGCTCATGTTCATCCCAtggccagcccagagcagtggtAACCTCTGCAGTTTGTATTACATTGTGTGGATATGAAAAGTTCCTATGGTATAAAAATAGAGAGCAAGAAATGGGACAGCTGACTTCAAAAAAAGGTAAGTCTCTGGCTCCTGATCAGTGAAGTTACATTATGGGTTTTTCAGGTTATACCTTGTAACCATAAactaaaaccaacaaaaatttCAAATCTATAACATAGAAGTTTCCACATCAACTCCATCTCTCGTAGTGCATCTCATCCTTGGCTATAAAGTATTTACAGGTTTTATTCATTTACACAATATGGCTTCACTATATTTGTAGCACAAAGCATTAAAACACCTCCGAGCAAAATTCTTCATAAAACATTCTGAATACAAAGTTTGGCATTTCAGTGATTTGGCTGAGAAAACAGCAGAGTTACTTGTTTTTTtgattgtgcttttttttttggtgatgaCAAGCACAAATTTTGGTCACTTCCATCAGGGCTTAACTCTCCCTCAAAGCCCAGCTGAAGGTCCCGAGCTGTGGTTGCAGGGATGCTGTGCTGGACCCCACACTCAGTCGGGtaaggaggagaggagaaggccTTTGTTTGGGACTTTGAGAGTAAGACAGAGCAAGGATGTATTTTGTGGTTGTTCTGAAAGTGCAGGTCTTTGGTAGTAACAGAAAGAGCAAAGCAAGGAAGGGGGGGTTTGCTTGGAGCAATGTTCAGCCAATTCTGTGGAGGGAAAGGTCCTGGAGCAGAGAATTTTTCATCATCGGGAATTCAACCGAGGAGCGacctgcaggagaaggacagGTTTGAAAGTGTGTTCAAAATTCTGCAAAACTTTTAATTCCTGAACATGCTGAGGCTGTTCTGAGGATGGGCAGCCCTCTGGTCCTGCTGGGagctctcagctctgctggaaggcGTGTCAGTGCAGTCTGGATTTGTTCTGGATTTATTTCTGAATAAGCTGGGGTCTGACAGTGCATAAATCAGCTGTGGGGCTGATCTGACTGCCAGGATCACCACAAACAAGCTGAGAAGGGGAGAGGATTTTATTTGagttttttaatgtatttaaagtTTTTCTTCGCTATAGAGTAAATGAATCTTGGGGGTGGAAATAAAAAGTGAGGACAGTCCTTGCTGAGTATGAGgagccctgtgcccagctccaaCTAGGGGAAAGGCTGGGATAGCAGGGCACTGCCATTGGCAGGAACATCCCACGGCATGTGTCCCATGCCAGAATGCTGGTTTGGATCCAGGGTAAGTGATCCCCAGCCCACACTCACCACTGTTAGATGCCCGTTCTTGGCTTTGGCTATGAGCAGTTCTGATCCCGAGATGAAGTCGATGATCCCTTCTTTGCCTTGTCCCACTGTGAACTTTATGCTGTGAAGAGCAAAGGGTGAGAAAGCCCTGGTGAGTGTGGGACTCTCCAGGAGCTGGGTGCTAACAGAGCTGCAACAGATGTGCTCTTGGCTGAGGTGGATTGGGTACATTTGGATGGGGTACAGGAAGAAGCAGGGCCCTGATATCACTCACCTGCCCTGATTGATGTTGATGTTGTTGATTTTGTTGGCCAGAATGGCTGCTTTTGTCAGTGTCTCAATCACGTGGTCACTCTGCAGGACAACATCACCCTGGGAGGAGAGTCCATGCTTTAGGATCATGGCTTTGGTGTCACTGCACCAAAACTAACCCTGCTGTAAGGGACAGGGCCAGCACCAGAGGGGGCGAACAAGCactgctgagccccagctgagaACACAGGGAAATACCAGTGAAAGAGCTGGCACAAAGTCACACTCCTGTCACCTTGTCACCCCTCCTCCCAGGTGGATGTGCTCCCcggaggagggagggatgagcCCCCAGTACCTTCTGCTTGTTGTCCTCGCAGTGCACGTGCAGCACAAACAAGTTGTCGCTCAGGCTGCTGACGGAGATGCCTGGGGAGAGACCGGAGTGTCACTGGCACTGCCCGCACTGGGAGGGCTCACAGCCTCTCCAGGAATGCAGCAACTGTTcccacccagcacagctgagaggCTGCAGGGGGCTGAGGGGAGAGGCTTCAGCCCAAGGCTGCAGggcccacactgcagcaggctCAGCAATTTCCCCCTTCCTAAGAATCTGGCCCCTGTCGGATATTCCGAGGGccaaaagctgcagcagtggctgtgcagGAATGGTGCAACTCCCCCATGGCCAGACCCTGCAACTGGGAAATCACTCGGGGAGGGTTGAGGGAGATGAATTGAGTCATTTTGGTGACATTTTAGGAAGcttcattttagaaaaaagcaatttcaaGATACTAAAATGCTTGCCAGGATCAGCTCATCCCGTTCTTGTCCAGGACAAAGACAAATTGGAGTTTGTAGTGGTACATGTTAAAGTGCAGCTGAGGAGCAGGGTCAGGGGCgtgcccagccccatccctgtgccattcCCACCTGTCAGGTTGGAGTAGTCGATGCGCTGCTTGATCTTGGACTCCTCCACCACGATGGCCGAGCTCtgggtgagcagcagctgccgtGCCCTCGCCTTGTAGCCCCTCCTGTCGTACTTGACCACGGGCACTGCATACTGAAACACGAGTGAGCAGGGCCAGATCCcacctggggcactgccagcccccagcaggCACAAACCAGGGCTTGGGAAACCAGGAATGCAAAAAAATTCTCTGTGCCAGAACTTCCttgctgccccagagcagctctggacaCACACTGGTGGCTGCACTGCCTGGGGACTGGCAAACCCAGGTTTGGTGTCACTCTGGGGgtttccctcttcccctccagCTGTAACCCATTCAATTCTTAACTGCCATCATTAAACTGCCCAAATCTCCACTTTCTAATCCATCAACTCTTCCCAGATTGTCCTCAAAAGTATTAGAATGTAATACAATGTAAAATTCTTGCTGCACTTTCTCCAGATATCTAATTTACCCTTCTGCTGAATAACTGGGAGCTTGACAAAAGCTTGACATCTCTCACCTTAAGTGCTTCATTTTCTAATGCCTGAAGGACTTtagtatttatttcttctctacctgtattaaaaccaaaaatttaGGTGGTCAGAAAGGAATTTCCAGCAAGAAAAGAGTTCATTAATCccccccttccttccttctgttaAACTTGGCAACCCCCACTCACCCAGTCGAGTGTTGATGAAGAGCCTGGGAACACTCTGAGGATAATTGTCTTTTTTACCCTTGAAAATCTCACTGGCAATTACTTTTTGTTCCAACTGCAAGGACAAAAGAAGTGTTCTTATTTAGTATAAAATTTCTCCTCATTAAAGAGATACATCTGTGTTAGAAGAGATGTTCCCTTTGTGGTTTTATTAGCAGTCATAATTTAGTCCCTGTTTGGATGAAGAGTCACCCTAAACTGTCAGTCCCTGGAGGTGGCAGAGCTCCAGCCCCTGTCAGTGACCTGAGCCTGGCTGGGCTCCTTTGCTCCAAGAACAAACCAGGCACTGGGAAAGTGGGAAATCCCCACTGCTGTACTTGGggccagcagtgacacaggacaAGGCACCTGGGATGATTtacaggggaaaatggggataaAAGAGGCTCCTCATCAGTGAGTCTGGTTTGCTGggggaaagcagctgctgagctgagtTAATCCCATGTCCCTAATCacaggctcagccccagcctctcaTTCCAGGTGTCCATGCACTGCAGAAGGTGAGAGATGGTGCAATGAAAAACCTTCCTGGCAGTTACAGCCAACATCTCCTATTCTGTCTCTTtactgagcttttttttttcaatacaaaaACTCCCTCCCCCTACCTTTCCATGAGATGAATCAAATCTCAGtatcatttttattctttttagcTACAACAGAGCAGCTGAAATGGTTCCTGTAACTTCTCTGTTTGGAAAATGACTGGGTTTGTGTCTGCAGGATTCTTACTCTCTACTTTACATGGTACAGGCAGAATAATGCAGCTTCTTATATTTTTAGATTCCATGGGCAGAGTAGCAGGGCTTTTCAATAGAGAAATTATGTGGGGGCTTGGCTCCAGAGCCTGTTTAAATAGTATCTATTGAAATATGTATAGAATGGGGTCTCTTCTATGCACATTCCAGGCTTTTAGTGTTTTGTGTCCAACCTAAACCCAAATCAGTGACACTGTTCCTGTGGCACCCCGGAAAGCAGCGAttcacagccctcagctcctccattccctgcGAGTTCTGCCCTTGGCAAGGTCAGGGAAACCCTGCAAAGCTGCCCTGTACCTGCTGCTTCCACTCGGGGCTGATCCTCTTGCAGTAGGTCCAGACCATGTTCTGCATGCAGAGCCTGCGCAGGAGCTGCGACGCCTGGGGGAGCACGGGAGAGGGGACGGGTCAGAGCTGGGGATAAACTCACAGGGACAAACACCCAGCAGCCCAGAACCAGGGACAAAAACCCAACAGCCCAGAACCACTGACAAACCAACAGGGACAAACCCAACAACCCAGAACCTCCGACAAACCCACAGGGACACATCCAACAGCCCAGAACACTGATAAACGAGGGTGAAACTTGAGAGGGGCAAACCCAACAGgaacaaaaacccaacagccCAGAACCACTGACAAACCCATAGGGACACACCCAACAGGGACAcacccagcagagcagaacCACTGACAAACccaacagagcagcagcaactgCAAAAAATACCCTGCTGGGTTAAAAAGCTGTTGCCTGACCAAGAATTAAATAATAAGTAGTtgattttttgcctttctctaTGAGGGTTTGccctggctccagctgctttAGAATGGGGAATAAACACCAGGATCCCTCCTCTGCACTGCTGTACCCTTCCATCCAAACAATTCTTTGAATAAGGTAACTGGGttttctgcaatattttgttttgagcAGATAAACCAATTCAAGCAGATGCAGGATAATAACAGCAACAGAGGGAACTGAATTTGTTAAGAGAAAATGGAAGGGAAATTCAGACTTGGATGAGAAGCCCAGGAGAAAACAGTGTTGCAATAGCAGCAGGATATAGAATATTCTATAGAAATAGAAGCTGCGATCCTCTAGGCCTGGATTCCCCTCCCACATCCCAGGGCTCATTCCCACCTCACAGAGTGATGGGGGAGGAGTTGGCCACGATTTGTCCAAGACATTTTTTGGTAAGTTCCTCTTGAGGTTCATCAGGAAGGAGAATCGGATGTAATCCAGGAAATACTCGTTCTCTGGGCACCGCGGGTGGTTCCGGTAAATGAAGCCTTTAATGAACCTGTGGGTGTGGAAAATATTgttagaaaattttaaaagtcatcCAAATTAGTGGTATTTAAATGTTCTATTTCCTGGGCTTTATTTAATTgttgtaatttatttaaaaataaacagtagTGACAAGGAAGTTTCTTTTTAGCATCTGATTGTTAAGGAATGTGATGTCTGAGGGCTTGGGCTGCTCTTCACACACCTCCTGATTGTCTCCACTGCCCATTTCCTCTTGGCAGCTTTTCGGCGTCCCAGGGTTCCCCTCCACCAGGACTGGATCGTGATGGCTAAAAATAACACAAAGATTTTGCATTAAGGGAGCTCCTTCATCCCCAGACTGACTCCACACAAAACTGGCAccaaaaatgctcaggaaaacCCACTCTGGAAATAACCAGCTTTCAGTGGGGCATGGGGGCATGAATATGAGTTTTCAATAATATGATACACAGGATAAATGTCAGTCAAAGGATGTGAATTCTGTGGGAACTCCCTCTTTCTGTGATTCTCGTACCTGAGTGTTTCATGGTCAGGAATTTCTTCCGCCGGTAGAAACCTCTCCACGTCGCCTGCATTTTTGTGGCTGGAATtgcaagaaaagcagaaatttgcaACTGTGACCAAGCACATTTGGGTAGAAAAAGActcaactttttaaaatagaaatttacTGCAAGCGTGAGTGCCTCACCCAGACTCTGCTTCCTCACTTCCAGAGCATCTTCTGTGGCAAACAAGGTTTTGGGAAAGCGGATAAAAATCTTTGTTCTGGAAATAGAAATGCAGAATTACATTTTGCATGCTGGAGCAACTTGCTTTTGGCATCCCCTTTGGGCTCTGTAATCTTTGCCTCCCCCATTATCTAGAGAAGCTTCATTTcaaagggacagcagggacatgcAGTGATTCATAACCTCAAACTGAGAACACAGAACTGACCGTCCCATTTTGTATTCTTCTGGTTTGTAGCCAAGATGCttcaccagcacagccaccccatCGTAGGGCCGCCCATCCCACGTGGGCCACGTCTCTGGACACAGGGATTTGTACCTGGGAATTGGCAGGAGAGCAAATCTTAGGGAGAGAAGTGTGATCCAAGGAGGAGAAGGGtcaagggaagggagaggggtCATGGGAAGGGAGAGAGCCCAAACTTCCCACCCCTCCAGGTGGAAAAGCTGCCCCTGTGCTGTTCAAAACAGCTCCCAGCAATGGGATGAAGCtcagggagagggagcagcagaggaaagagtTCCAAAGTAGCTTCACCTCTGCAGGAAAACCTCGTATTTTCTGCGGTAGGCGAAGCCGGCTCTGCGCACCCGGAGGTTCTCCATGAGCCCCAGGTATTTCACCTGGTGTCGGATCAGGACTTCATCAAATCGGTCTtggcagggcatggaaaggGACAAACACAATCAGTGCACAGCTGCCCCTTGCTCTAGAGAACGGGAATGTTCAGCTCTGGTTGTATCTCACTGGATTATCTTTAACCTCCAATGAATCCTCACAGCACAAATCCCACACAATTTTGTGTCTCCTGCCTTCTCCCCTCCCATCCCttcttaattatttatatttagttCCAAAATGAGGTTTTCCTTTGGGATGTTTTATGCATAGAGGAACCAAAACTGAAGGAGAATAAGGTGATTATAATGAATTTACACAGGTCAATAATTCTTTACTTTTACCACCACCTTCCTCTACCCAAGAGCAGTGCTTCTACTGTGattcctggctgctggcactgccaccccctccCTACAGAAGCTCAGGCACAGccccaaaatgaacccaaaatcTTCATTTGGCTCCTTTCTGTGCCTCCCTGACTGGGATACAGTCCCAGGGCCATACCAGCCTGTTTGGCATCGTTGGGTTTCATGCAGCGAATGTAGGAGGGTTCTTTGGACATCAGGATTTCCATGAGTTTGGAGAGGCTGTTTTTGAACTGAGTTGCTgcctaggagaaaaaaaagaaaacaacacatGAAGGGATGACTTGGAGCTGGCTACAAACCAGCAGACCACAACGTGAGGGGTTTGCATTCAGACCATGTCAGAGTTCATGTTTCAAAAAGAGGcaacagccacagctccctccaGCTGTTGAGCTCTCACCGTTTCAGGTCTCTTTTTGTCTGTCAGCTCTGTCCTATCAAAGCACTGGTTTATGATGGGGTTCTCTGAGTTGCACATGGTCTGCAGAGAGAGATGTTTTCAGAGATGAAGTACAGAGAACTACCAGGGAAACCTGAGGacaaaactatttaaaataacaaaatgaacACTGGGATCTCAATCAGTCTTTtcagagcacagccctgtggaCACACAGCCTCCAGGTGGAGTCTAGAAGAATCCTTTCCCTCAGGTGCCACCTGATTTTAAACCCAACTCCTCATTCTGTCCTGGAAACTCCTCTCTCCACACTCACCTCTTTCAGGTTCCGGAAGAGAAGGTCATTGTTTTTATCTAGAAAacctggaagaaaaacaaaccactcaGGCTGTTCCACTGGGACTTCAAGGCAGGGATTTGAGATTTGAAATTAATCTGGTTGATCAAATGATGTGGGGATGGATTTAAGTCCCAGATgtttggtttctctgttttaCCTGCAACACTGTAGGTGACATCCCCAGCGTAGTGCGAGAGCCGGAACTCCTCCCGCCCCAGCGACTTGCGCGTCTTCTGGTCAGCGAGTTTGTgcctggggagggagcaaacaCCTTCAGGAGAAACCAAATCCTGCAGGATTCACTTCAAAAAGCACCAGGACATTCAGTCCTGGAGCAGGACTGTGCAGAGGTGAGCAAGGAATGGAAACTGGACTTGGGGATTTTCAGGTAAATAAAGTTATCAACCAGCACATCATAGAAGTGtcattaaatgtatttatatttaattaaaagggGAATTTTAGTGTTCTTTGCAGAGTGGTTCTGTGTGTAGACATCCTAAACTGAGCATTCAGAACAAAAGCAGAACATTCAGACTAAACAGACATTTGGGGCTCCAAAACTGAAGTAAATAATCTGCAAGGTGGGAGGTGAGTCAGTAACTCAGAGTTTTGTTGCCCCTATTGCATTCTGAAGCTCAGTCAGGCACTTAGTGCTGACAACCCATTTTATATTATCTTAAATATCAATCAAATCTCTCTGTAAAAGTAAATTATCATCTTTTATGTGGGACCCAGCACGGTGAGGATGTTATTCACACACTGGAATCCCTCAGCTGAGAGAACACTCACGTGAGAAAATGAGGGTGGTTCTTCACAGTCTCCTCCAGTTTCTCCAAGAATGTCGTGTCTGTGGCATCCCCAGGTCTCAGACACTCTTCATCCTACAAACACACAAATTCCAGGGATTTCTGACCGGGCTTTGCCTCTGAAATTCTCCTCAAGTTTGGCCTTTCCACAGATAAACAACTTTTAGCTCAATAAATGAAGAATTCTTgagctgaaaaggaaaacatttccctCCTTGCAGACTGCCTGGATTGGGAGCTGCTTTCCCCAGAGCCCATGGAAGTGATGCAATGACTTTTAATGATGTCACTATTCAGTGTATTATTGCTTTTTCCACCTACTCAAATACTTACaacaaaaacacattttccccCATGTTTCGCCCCTTGTTTTCCACTACACTGCCCgaaatttttcattcaaaactATGTTTTCAACTCACCAAAATAGAAATGATGCCTTTGAATTTCTCTTCCACCaaatcacaaattattttgttattgaAATACTGAACTGGTTCCCACTGCAAAGACAATAAATCACACTTAGATGAAAACAACTCTagactggaaaagaaatgtaaatttcaGAACATTTCAGAGAGCACCTGATTTAAACAATCTTTCTGTCAAAGCTTTTTCACTCAtcacatttgttttcctgacaTTGCCTTTATTAAAAGCAGGGTAAAAGCTTGGGTTGGCATTACTCACTTCCAGCTGTCTCACACAGTTACCAGGGTTtcaaaaagaagggaaaaaggaaagttcTTTAATTCCTTGATTTGGAGATGATGGCAGGATctctgggaggagagggaagggggatTTGGGCTCTTACCGCGATGCCCTCGGACTCGTACTCCTCCTGCTCTGACTTCAGGGTCAGCTCTATGAAGAGCTGCTGCAACTTTTCATTGCAATAGTTAATACAAAACTGCTcaaagctgcaaagaaaaatcagaaaaataatcacTGTTTGTAAAGAAGGAGGTATGAACAGCGGGAGGAGCAGGGATACAGTGAATCAAGAGAAATAGATTTTTGTGAAGTGTTTCTTTACTGACTGCATGCATTTAGTAAGTTTGTTATTTAGGGAAACTCAAAGAGTTCcggaaggagggaaaaatggaCATGAAGGATGGAATATGGAGGAACACAAAAACCTTGAAGAAAGGCCCAATAACACTGCAAATTTGAGAGCCTTGGTTCAGTGCTACCTGCCAGGGAGGTTCCAGACTCTGCCAGTCCCATCCCTGGTTTATCAGCACCATGGGAAGATGCCACAACAGCCACCCCTGGGCTGGAGAGCTGGACAAAGGCACAGCTCGAGGTAAGGCATGAATAcacccaaaaaacaacagctGATTTAAAATACCAGCACCATTAATAGCTGTAAATGCTAATTATTAGCTTGATGTTGTAAGGGCATTAGAAGGCCTGAGATTAGCAGTTTTTCACCTGATGTCCTGACATTTAAATGCCACCTCCTTTACTAAGAAATGGAATAAAGCCTTGTTTCacaagggagagaaaacaccataaaataaagaatataatTCAGAATTTATCAAAACAAACCTGTTGTGCTGGAAAACCTCAAACCCATAGATGTCCAGCAATCCTAGAACTGTTGTACTTCTCCAGCCTGGAAACTTCTCTTCCTgcaacagagcagaaaacaaatgtaGGTATTTACTCACAGCTATGATCCATGCCTGGATCTCCATCACCTAATCCCAGCGTTTACTGCAcaattcagaaaacaaattaatttagaaattacTAAAAACATGGAACTTGCTTTGAGGCTGAAAGATGTGGCAATTGCTTTCACATTTGGCTGGATCTCAACAAGCAGAAGGTTCACTTGCCTTGTAAGCCAGGGATTTGTTGACCTTGTTGACCAGCCAGGAGAAGGTGCGGCCGTAGACGGCCTTGGCGAGGGCGTCCCTGGCGTAGGCTGCCTGCTCCAGGTTCAGGGGActcaccagctgcaggcaggagcacagaAAACCCCTCAGGATCCCCTTTCCTGCCTCATCATCACTAAACAGCCACTCAAAAGCACCCTGCTCCTGTTCAGCAGTCACCAGTGGGACCCCTGCAGTGACAGGGTGACGAGGGAACTGCTGGCAGAGCCGGTTCATTTAATCCCATTTGCCTCCCAGATCCCCAGGGCCTGTTCTTACCTCCTCCCCTTTTGCTATGATCTTCTTGTGGATCAGTGCATCCCGAAGAACAGAGCCAtccactgccagcagctgtgtgcaggATATTCTATTAATTTATGGAGCTGTACATTCCATTTTCCTAAAATCCCAGCCCAGTGAAACAACCCTTTATTTCCCACTCACACTGAATAACTCTGCAGCATCaatccctcccttccctcctttctggCAGGGATGTGAGCTAACAAATGAATTGGCTGCAAGGAAGTGACCAAGCAGAGGCACTAAGGTGGTTCTTTCTTTAAAACTCTTTCCTAGAGTCTATTCCTCCCTCACTGTGGAAGCCTCAAGGCAGGGGTGGGTCAGGTGGTAAATAGAGAAGTTGTCAATTAAATGGGTTTGATGATAATATTTGCATTCTCTTTAggtaaaataaaagtgaaatttaTGAGAATTTCTAAATCACAGTCTAAAACTATATGATGATATTAAGCTCAAAGTAAGGAATCCTCTACAATTCACCTTTCCTGTAATATCTCCCTCACTGGTGATACTCACCCTGGCCAGGTATTTAATCTGATTCTCTGTGGTGACCTGAGCATTCCCCTGCTCATCAGCAGCAAACTGGACattccccaggtgcaggacacTGGCCACAATGCTCAGCAAATCCTGCCATGGAAGCAACAGGCAGAGATCAGGATGATGGAATGAACACACAGCAAGGTTTTTGTGTTAAATCACTTTTTAGGAAAGCATTTTGTatattttccaggatttttgtGGGGAATACATTCACTCTGAATTGATTCACTGATTTCAATCAGAAATCCTAAATCAAAGCAGAAAGAACCATTAAAAGTAGGAAAATCTGTGCTGCTAAACCTCACCTCCACCTCACTGTCATTGAAGCTGATAACAGACAGGGCTCTCCTCATGATCTTCCACtcatttttgtcatttatgGAACTGACCCTTGCACAGTGACCCTAAAAAGACACAGCTTgatataaataagtaaataatcaTCAAAGATACATTATCCATGCTCAATGCagtgtgtttctttttatagcAGTCACCTCAGAGTTACTTCTGAAGTGAGGGAAGGAAATCACAAAGTCAGCTGGAGATATTCCAAGCCTGTAATATAACATTTTAAGAATTCTAGTTAATATTCACCTTTACTAAATA from Vidua macroura isolate BioBank_ID:100142 chromosome 20, ASM2450914v1, whole genome shotgun sequence encodes:
- the MYO1C gene encoding unconventional myosin-Ic isoform X3, producing MSGVEQPASWRRHGAAPAARSSCSLPGSRAVGACTPGLGANGIRLTMESALTARDRVGVQDFVLLENFTSEAAFIENLRKRFKENLIYTYIGSVLVSVNPYKELEIYTKQNMERYRGVSFYEVSPHLYAIADNSYRSLRTERKDQCILISGESGAGKTEATKKILQYYAVTCPASQQVETVKDRLLQSNPVLEAFGNAKTLRNDNSSRFGKYMDVQFDYRGAPVGGHILNYLLEKSRVVHQNHGERNFHIFYQLLEGGEEDLLRRLGLEKNPQQYHYLVKGHCARVSSINDKNEWKIMRRALSVISFNDSEVEDLLSIVASVLHLGNVQFAADEQGNAQVTTENQIKYLARLLAVDGSVLRDALIHKKIIAKGEELVSPLNLEQAAYARDALAKAVYGRTFSWLVNKVNKSLAYKAKKFPGWRSTTVLGLLDIYGFEVFQHNSFEQFCINYCNEKLQQLFIELTLKSEQEEYESEGIAWEPVQYFNNKIICDLVEEKFKGIISILDEECLRPGDATDTTFLEKLEETVKNHPHFLTHKLADQKTRKSLGREEFRLSHYAGDVTYSVAGFLDKNNDLLFRNLKETMCNSENPIINQCFDRTELTDKKRPETAATQFKNSLSKLMEILMSKEPSYIRCMKPNDAKQADRFDEVLIRHQVKYLGLMENLRVRRAGFAYRRKYEVFLQRYKSLCPETWPTWDGRPYDGVAVLVKHLGYKPEEYKMGRTKIFIRFPKTLFATEDALEVRKQSLATKMQATWRGFYRRKKFLTMKHSAITIQSWWRGTLGRRKAAKRKWAVETIRRFIKGFIYRNHPRCPENEYFLDYIRFSFLMNLKRNLPKNVLDKSWPTPPPSLCEASQLLRRLCMQNMVWTYCKRISPEWKQQLEQKVIASEIFKGKKDNYPQSVPRLFINTRLGREEINTKVLQALENEALKYAVPVVKYDRRGYKARARQLLLTQSSAIVVEESKIKQRIDYSNLTGISVSSLSDNLFVLHVHCEDNKQKGDVVLQSDHVIETLTKAAILANKINNININQGSIKFTVGQGKEGIIDFISGSELLIAKAKNGHLTVVAPRLNSR
- the MYO1C gene encoding unconventional myosin-Ic isoform X1, with amino-acid sequence MPGARTCSLAARRGLPRAVGAEALAEPPQGPEPRVPGRRAQGLGANGIRLTMESALTARDRVGVQDFVLLENFTSEAAFIENLRKRFKENLIYTYIGSVLVSVNPYKELEIYTKQNMERYRGVSFYEVSPHLYAIADNSYRSLRTERKDQCILISGESGAGKTEATKKILQYYAVTCPASQQVETVKDRLLQSNPVLEAFGNAKTLRNDNSSRFGKYMDVQFDYRGAPVGGHILNYLLEKSRVVHQNHGERNFHIFYQLLEGGEEDLLRRLGLEKNPQQYHYLVKGHCARVSSINDKNEWKIMRRALSVISFNDSEVEDLLSIVASVLHLGNVQFAADEQGNAQVTTENQIKYLARLLAVDGSVLRDALIHKKIIAKGEELVSPLNLEQAAYARDALAKAVYGRTFSWLVNKVNKSLAYKAKKFPGWRSTTVLGLLDIYGFEVFQHNSFEQFCINYCNEKLQQLFIELTLKSEQEEYESEGIAWEPVQYFNNKIICDLVEEKFKGIISILDEECLRPGDATDTTFLEKLEETVKNHPHFLTHKLADQKTRKSLGREEFRLSHYAGDVTYSVAGFLDKNNDLLFRNLKETMCNSENPIINQCFDRTELTDKKRPETAATQFKNSLSKLMEILMSKEPSYIRCMKPNDAKQADRFDEVLIRHQVKYLGLMENLRVRRAGFAYRRKYEVFLQRYKSLCPETWPTWDGRPYDGVAVLVKHLGYKPEEYKMGRTKIFIRFPKTLFATEDALEVRKQSLATKMQATWRGFYRRKKFLTMKHSAITIQSWWRGTLGRRKAAKRKWAVETIRRFIKGFIYRNHPRCPENEYFLDYIRFSFLMNLKRNLPKNVLDKSWPTPPPSLCEASQLLRRLCMQNMVWTYCKRISPEWKQQLEQKVIASEIFKGKKDNYPQSVPRLFINTRLGREEINTKVLQALENEALKYAVPVVKYDRRGYKARARQLLLTQSSAIVVEESKIKQRIDYSNLTGISVSSLSDNLFVLHVHCEDNKQKGDVVLQSDHVIETLTKAAILANKINNININQGSIKFTVGQGKEGIIDFISGSELLIAKAKNGHLTVVAPRLNSR